From a single Variovorax paradoxus genomic region:
- a CDS encoding aspartate/glutamate racemase family protein, whose protein sequence is MRLLVINPNISESVTALIEAEARLTASPATQLTMQTATFGVAYIETRFEALIGAYATAQLAAEHHAGHDAVVIAAFGDPGLAALREVMPVPVLGMTESALATACMLGHRFSIVAISQRIQAWYREVVEANGLIGRLASIRALDRPLASIGNVQSDHAEALRELCERAVRKDCAEVIVLAGAPLAGLARALHDQLPVPVVDGVSSAVRHAETLVALQPGKAAMGSFAPPPAKPHRGLPEAIARLFEGNAAR, encoded by the coding sequence ATGCGCCTGCTGGTCATCAACCCCAACATTTCCGAAAGCGTCACGGCACTGATCGAGGCCGAGGCGCGGCTCACGGCATCGCCCGCCACGCAGCTCACGATGCAGACGGCGACCTTCGGTGTGGCCTACATCGAGACCCGCTTCGAAGCGCTGATCGGCGCCTACGCCACCGCGCAACTCGCGGCCGAGCACCATGCGGGCCACGACGCGGTAGTGATCGCGGCCTTCGGCGATCCGGGCCTCGCAGCCCTGCGCGAGGTGATGCCGGTGCCCGTGCTCGGCATGACCGAGTCGGCGCTGGCCACGGCCTGCATGCTGGGGCACCGCTTCTCGATCGTCGCGATTTCGCAGCGCATCCAGGCCTGGTACCGCGAGGTGGTCGAGGCCAACGGGCTCATCGGTCGGCTCGCGAGCATTCGCGCACTCGACCGGCCGCTGGCCAGCATCGGCAACGTGCAGTCGGACCATGCCGAAGCCCTGCGCGAACTCTGCGAGCGCGCGGTGCGCAAAGACTGCGCCGAAGTCATCGTGCTGGCCGGCGCGCCGCTAGCGGGACTGGCGCGCGCGCTGCACGACCAGTTGCCGGTGCCCGTGGTCGATGGTGTTTCGAGCGCGGTGCGCCATGCCGAAACGCTGGTGGCGCTGCAACCTGGCAAGGCCGCGATGGGAAGCTTCGCGCCGCCACCGGCCAAACCCCATCGTGGATTGCCGGAAGCCATCGCCCGCCTGTTCGAAGGCAACGCCGCGCGATGA
- a CDS encoding amidase translates to MHEDLHRQSALRIARDVRDKKLSATEVAGAFIERAERLDPLLNAFADFEPGLTLAAAQSVDARIAAGEQLPLAGVPFTVKDNLWLGGRPATFGSQVFADFVAPRDSWCVERLRALGAVPLAVTNCSEFACKGITATPLHGETRNPWDLQRTPGGSSGGAVAAVAAGLGPIALATDAGGSVRRPAAHAGLVGMKPTLGRVPNPWGFDDPNHLLSVIGQIGRNVEDVAFMLDALTAWEPADTLSSPAFSVPDAMASLREPLGLLRLAWSPQLGCGLAVDADVLATMEAAIDRLQRAGWQIERADPAWPAEANEYPLIALQQAGLAQRFGAVWRRTPERLDPDIGAQIELGFAISGTRVTELLKLREDFHASFTRFFSRFDALLCPTSPVEAWPLGSLGPSEIGGLPAGPRGHAAFTPLFNYGGVPALSLPCGTGRQGLPVGLQISGPRFADARVLQLAWHAEQILGVGPASALMG, encoded by the coding sequence ATGCATGAAGACCTGCATCGCCAGAGCGCGTTGCGCATCGCCCGGGACGTCAGGGACAAGAAGCTGTCCGCGACGGAGGTCGCCGGGGCCTTCATCGAGCGGGCGGAGCGGCTCGACCCCTTGCTCAACGCCTTTGCGGATTTCGAACCGGGGCTGACATTGGCCGCGGCGCAGTCGGTTGATGCTCGCATCGCCGCCGGTGAGCAGCTCCCGCTCGCGGGCGTGCCATTCACCGTCAAGGACAACCTCTGGCTCGGCGGTCGCCCCGCGACATTCGGCTCCCAGGTGTTCGCCGATTTCGTGGCGCCGCGCGACTCGTGGTGCGTGGAGCGGCTGCGCGCGCTGGGGGCGGTGCCGCTGGCCGTCACCAATTGCTCCGAGTTCGCCTGCAAGGGCATCACCGCCACGCCGCTGCACGGCGAAACGCGCAATCCGTGGGACCTGCAGCGCACGCCTGGTGGCTCTTCGGGCGGCGCGGTGGCGGCCGTGGCGGCAGGGCTCGGTCCGATCGCGCTGGCCACCGACGCCGGCGGATCGGTGCGCCGGCCCGCGGCGCATGCGGGCCTGGTGGGCATGAAGCCCACGCTGGGCCGCGTGCCCAATCCATGGGGTTTCGACGACCCGAACCACCTGCTGTCCGTCATCGGGCAGATCGGGCGCAACGTCGAGGACGTGGCCTTCATGCTGGACGCGCTCACCGCGTGGGAGCCTGCAGACACCTTGTCGTCACCTGCCTTCTCGGTGCCCGATGCGATGGCATCGTTGCGCGAGCCGCTGGGGCTGTTGCGCCTTGCGTGGTCACCCCAGCTCGGTTGCGGGTTGGCAGTCGATGCCGACGTGCTCGCCACGATGGAGGCCGCCATCGACCGCCTGCAGCGCGCGGGCTGGCAGATCGAACGTGCCGATCCCGCATGGCCTGCCGAGGCGAACGAGTACCCGCTCATCGCGCTGCAGCAGGCGGGCCTGGCGCAGCGCTTCGGCGCAGTGTGGCGCCGGACGCCGGAGCGCCTCGATCCGGACATCGGCGCGCAGATCGAGCTGGGCTTTGCGATCTCCGGCACCCGGGTGACGGAGCTGCTGAAGCTGCGCGAAGACTTCCATGCCAGCTTCACCCGATTCTTCTCGCGCTTCGATGCCTTGCTTTGTCCGACGAGTCCCGTCGAAGCCTGGCCGCTCGGCAGCCTGGGCCCTTCGGAAATCGGTGGCCTGCCCGCGGGGCCGCGGGGCCATGCGGCCTTTACGCCGCTCTTCAACTACGGCGGTGTGCCTGCGTTGTCATTGCCCTGTGGCACCGGCCGCCAGGGCCTGCCGGTCGGCCTGCAGATTTCGGGGCCGCGCTTCGCCGATGCGCGCGTGCTGCAACTGGCGTGGCACGCCGAGCAGATCCTGGGCGTCGGGCCCGCGTCTGCGCTGATGGGCTGA
- a CDS encoding GntR family transcriptional regulator — MNKPKSTTSKTTLPATRSVASQADIHQSVYNAIVEHRLLPGTKLSEERVAELFAVSRTQVRGALQRLAVEQLVTLIPNRGAFVTMPSADEARDVLGVRRTLEPAVVARLIERIEAGKAPTAVKQLRALVKREQQAHARDDRRQAVRLSGDFHVLLAELSGSSILSRLMRELTPLTCLAILTFEAPTAVACPNDEHALLIDAIEARDPETAAQLMVEHLRHIENALKLDAQAVQEVDLADVLFG; from the coding sequence ATGAACAAACCCAAATCCACCACCTCCAAGACCACGTTGCCCGCAACGCGCAGCGTCGCGAGCCAGGCCGATATCCATCAGAGCGTCTACAACGCCATCGTGGAACACCGGCTCCTGCCCGGTACCAAGCTCTCGGAGGAACGCGTGGCCGAACTCTTCGCAGTGAGCCGCACGCAGGTGCGCGGCGCGCTGCAAAGGCTGGCCGTGGAGCAGCTGGTCACGCTCATTCCCAACCGGGGCGCCTTCGTGACCATGCCCAGCGCCGACGAGGCGCGCGACGTGCTCGGCGTGCGCCGCACGCTGGAGCCGGCGGTGGTGGCCCGCCTGATCGAGCGCATCGAAGCCGGCAAGGCGCCGACCGCCGTCAAGCAACTGCGCGCGCTGGTCAAGCGCGAGCAGCAGGCGCATGCGCGCGACGACCGTCGGCAGGCCGTGCGCCTTTCAGGCGATTTCCATGTGCTGCTCGCCGAGCTGTCGGGCAGCAGCATCCTCTCGCGGCTGATGCGCGAGCTCACGCCACTCACCTGCCTGGCGATCCTCACCTTCGAGGCGCCGACGGCCGTCGCCTGCCCGAACGACGAGCACGCGCTGCTGATCGACGCCATCGAGGCGCGCGATCCAGAGACCGCAGCACAGCTCATGGTCGAGCATCTGCGGCACATCGAAAACGCCCTCAAGCTCGATGCGCAGGCGGTGCAGGAAGTCGATCTGGCCGACGTGCTGTTCGGCTGA
- a CDS encoding MFS transporter codes for MSTAVARTLPALTAVQALVAMGTFALSVLAPQLGLEVQQLGLLGSGLFAVGAFSSLMAGRLIRRFGDLQLAGLCMAAVMLAMLCLACDAAGVGPSRWAQWPAVLFLGLAFGPETPASASVLARVTPPARRPWVFSIRQTGNQIGAMAGSLLLPLLLFRHAALPFALVASLALCVGLWCLRLVGRDGDAAAPLSRSGQGETGAGSARSGLHELATSAPLRLLTATMLVYMVTQVCLNLFVMSHAVRHWQLPIALAASLVALMQGAGLVGRLLWGWIAQRPGLSTGRLLGALGLLMAASGLPLFLWPATPPAWVLGTLLALVGLSASGWNGVMMAEVACIAGPARAGAVTGAVLLFGYSGLALAPIAFAALGARTGTGVSYAALLVAAGLLGGMLLKRSR; via the coding sequence ATGAGTACGGCCGTTGCCCGCACGCTGCCGGCCCTGACGGCGGTACAGGCGCTGGTGGCGATGGGCACTTTCGCGCTGTCGGTGCTCGCGCCGCAGCTGGGCCTGGAGGTGCAGCAGCTGGGGCTGCTCGGCAGCGGCCTGTTCGCAGTCGGCGCTTTTTCTTCGTTGATGGCCGGGCGGCTGATCCGCCGCTTCGGCGACCTGCAACTGGCAGGCCTGTGCATGGCGGCCGTCATGCTGGCCATGCTGTGCCTCGCTTGCGACGCTGCAGGCGTCGGGCCCTCGCGCTGGGCGCAGTGGCCTGCTGTGCTGTTTCTGGGCCTGGCGTTCGGCCCGGAGACGCCCGCCAGCGCATCGGTGCTTGCGCGCGTCACGCCGCCGGCGCGTCGGCCGTGGGTGTTCTCGATTCGGCAGACCGGCAACCAGATCGGCGCGATGGCCGGTTCGTTGCTGCTGCCTTTGCTGCTCTTCCGGCACGCCGCGCTGCCCTTTGCACTGGTCGCGTCGCTTGCGCTGTGCGTCGGGCTCTGGTGTCTTCGGCTGGTGGGGCGCGACGGTGACGCGGCCGCTCCGCTGTCGCGGAGCGGCCAGGGTGAAACAGGCGCGGGAAGTGCAAGAAGCGGCCTGCATGAGCTCGCCACATCCGCGCCCCTGCGCCTGCTGACGGCCACCATGCTGGTCTACATGGTCACGCAGGTGTGCCTCAACCTTTTCGTGATGAGCCATGCGGTTCGCCACTGGCAATTGCCCATCGCCCTCGCTGCATCGCTGGTCGCGCTCATGCAGGGCGCGGGTCTTGTGGGGCGCCTGCTGTGGGGCTGGATTGCGCAGCGCCCCGGCCTCTCGACCGGCCGGCTGCTGGGCGCGCTCGGGCTGTTGATGGCGGCCTCGGGCCTCCCGCTGTTCCTGTGGCCCGCGACCCCGCCTGCGTGGGTGCTCGGCACGCTGCTCGCGCTGGTGGGCCTGAGCGCCAGCGGCTGGAACGGCGTGATGATGGCCGAGGTCGCCTGCATCGCCGGGCCCGCGCGTGCCGGCGCGGTGACCGGTGCGGTGCTGCTGTTCGGCTATTCGGGGCTGGCGCTGGCGCCGATTGCATTCGCGGCGCTCGGCGCCCGGACAGGCACCGGCGTTTCGTACGCAGCCCTGCTGGTTGCCGCGGGCCTCTTGGGCGGCATGCTGCTGAAGCGTTCCCGGTGA
- a CDS encoding ABC transporter substrate-binding protein: MQLTRRHLLGSALTLSAMELFPGISHAQARKLVFATFTGSWEEAHRDVLVPAFKKASGQDMLLDAMLSVDQIAKVSAARTNPPIDVMLHDPGPALVAIGQDLVEPFPVAASKNYKDLIPEAQDPMGPSMFFQVVGITYNPETVKTPPTSWADLWKPEYKGRVGITNLNSTLGTGFLVEVARMHGGNEGNVEEGFKAIEKLKPNLAAVAANPGALAALFQQGQVDISPGNFNAIQILKTRGVPVEFVAPKEGAIAFKTSIHIVKNSPNKALAAQLIDVALSPEVQGKLMRSPYLVVPTNGKVRMEGEIAKVLAKDTAEMKKKFVFQDWKKINEHRSAWIDRFNREIKL, translated from the coding sequence ATGCAACTCACCCGTCGTCACCTGCTCGGCAGCGCGCTCACCCTGAGCGCCATGGAGCTCTTCCCCGGCATCAGCCATGCGCAGGCGCGCAAGCTGGTGTTCGCCACCTTCACCGGCAGCTGGGAAGAAGCCCACCGCGATGTGCTGGTGCCCGCTTTCAAGAAGGCCAGCGGCCAGGACATGCTGCTCGACGCGATGCTGTCGGTCGACCAGATCGCCAAGGTTTCGGCAGCGCGCACCAACCCGCCGATCGACGTGATGCTGCACGACCCGGGTCCGGCGCTGGTCGCCATCGGACAGGACCTGGTCGAGCCCTTCCCGGTTGCAGCGAGCAAGAACTACAAGGACCTGATTCCCGAAGCACAGGATCCGATGGGCCCGTCGATGTTCTTCCAGGTCGTGGGCATCACCTACAACCCCGAGACGGTGAAGACACCGCCAACCTCGTGGGCCGACTTGTGGAAGCCCGAGTACAAGGGCCGCGTCGGCATCACCAACCTCAATTCGACGCTGGGCACCGGCTTCCTGGTCGAAGTGGCGCGCATGCATGGCGGCAACGAAGGCAACGTCGAGGAAGGCTTCAAGGCCATCGAGAAGCTCAAGCCCAACCTCGCGGCCGTGGCGGCCAACCCGGGCGCGCTCGCGGCGCTGTTCCAGCAGGGGCAGGTCGACATCAGCCCCGGCAACTTCAACGCCATTCAAATCCTGAAGACGCGCGGCGTACCGGTCGAGTTCGTCGCTCCGAAGGAAGGCGCCATCGCCTTCAAGACCAGCATCCATATCGTGAAGAATTCGCCCAACAAGGCGCTCGCGGCGCAGCTGATCGACGTGGCGCTGTCGCCCGAGGTGCAGGGCAAGCTGATGCGCAGCCCCTACCTGGTCGTTCCGACCAACGGCAAGGTCAGGATGGAAGGCGAGATCGCCAAGGTGCTGGCCAAGGACACGGCCGAGATGAAGAAGAAGTTCGTGTTCCAGGACTGGAAGAAGATCAACGAGCACCGCTCGGCCTGGATCGATCGCTTCAACCGCGAGATCAAGCTCTGA
- a CDS encoding ABC transporter permease, whose translation MSAGRRHEPATIALTAVLGAIATIATLLLLAPTVVVIVLSFTNGFSLKFPPPGYSLRWYESLPDAFQLQYAVINSLKVASASTLLAVVLGVAAAMAIARSEKTMARVLDSFFMSPLILPALAFGLASLIYFSRIGIELSLRTLVIGHTVVGVPYVIRTTVAALSQLPPALLESSASLGASRTYTFRRVTLPLIAPGIAAGAFISFMSSFDNVPVSLFLRDASTDMLPIRMWQDLESRLDVSIAAVSSLMVLVTLVLMIVMERLTGISKRMR comes from the coding sequence ATGAGCGCAGGCCGCCGCCACGAACCCGCTACCATCGCGCTGACCGCCGTGCTGGGCGCCATCGCGACCATTGCAACGCTGCTGCTGCTCGCGCCCACGGTCGTGGTGATCGTGCTGTCGTTTACCAATGGCTTCTCGCTCAAGTTTCCGCCGCCAGGCTATTCGCTGCGCTGGTACGAATCGCTGCCCGACGCTTTTCAGCTGCAGTACGCGGTGATCAACAGCCTGAAGGTCGCATCGGCCTCGACGCTGCTGGCGGTCGTGCTGGGCGTGGCGGCCGCCATGGCCATCGCGCGCTCCGAGAAAACGATGGCACGCGTGCTCGACTCGTTCTTCATGTCGCCGCTGATCCTGCCCGCCCTCGCCTTCGGCCTGGCCTCGTTGATCTATTTTTCGCGCATCGGCATCGAGCTCTCGCTGCGCACGCTCGTCATCGGCCACACGGTGGTGGGCGTGCCGTATGTGATCCGCACCACGGTAGCAGCGCTGTCGCAACTGCCGCCCGCGCTGCTCGAGAGCTCCGCAAGCCTGGGCGCGAGCCGCACCTATACCTTTCGCCGCGTGACCCTGCCGCTCATTGCGCCGGGCATTGCGGCGGGTGCGTTCATCAGTTTCATGTCGTCGTTCGACAACGTGCCGGTGTCGCTCTTCCTGCGCGACGCATCGACCGACATGCTGCCGATCCGCATGTGGCAAGACCTCGAAAGCCGCCTCGACGTGAGCATTGCCGCCGTGTCCAGCCTCATGGTGCTGGTGACGCTGGTGCTCATGATCGTGATGGAGCGCCTCACGGGCATCAGCAAGCGCATGCGCTGA
- a CDS encoding SRPBCC domain-containing protein, translating to MFEAIKWPADMVPSRSPIHFTNELEVEASPETIWSLLVDTTNWPLFYPGVQEVQLLNGHKVLQVGTHFETNLAGQDVYASVQEFEPIARLAWGGGPKSSKESRAYHAWIITPTTRGVHLWTEETMQGPLWLELAKEAPDIFWRTHEKLLQDLAKVALEREAKGSRDGVVELHALGLRWIS from the coding sequence ATGTTTGAAGCAATCAAGTGGCCGGCGGACATGGTGCCCAGCCGCTCTCCCATTCATTTCACCAACGAGCTTGAGGTCGAAGCCTCACCCGAGACCATCTGGTCACTGCTCGTCGACACGACGAATTGGCCGCTCTTCTATCCGGGCGTCCAGGAAGTTCAACTGCTGAACGGGCACAAGGTGCTGCAAGTCGGCACGCACTTTGAGACCAATCTGGCTGGCCAAGACGTCTACGCGTCGGTGCAGGAGTTCGAGCCTATCGCGCGACTCGCTTGGGGCGGCGGTCCCAAGTCTTCCAAGGAGTCCAGGGCCTATCATGCCTGGATCATCACTCCGACGACCCGCGGTGTTCATCTATGGACCGAAGAGACAATGCAAGGGCCGCTCTGGCTCGAGTTGGCGAAAGAGGCTCCCGATATCTTCTGGCGCACCCACGAAAAGCTGCTGCAAGACCTCGCGAAGGTGGCGCTCGAGCGCGAAGCTAAGGGAAGCAGAGATGGCGTCGTTGAATTGCATGCGCTGGGACTGCGATGGATTTCGTGA
- a CDS encoding SDR family NAD(P)-dependent oxidoreductase, producing MQIELKGRKAIVTGSTAGIGRSIAAGLARAGASVVINGRGAERVDAALRELRALLPDADFTGVVADVSTPEGSAALEAQVKDADILVNNAGTAHLNGFFEQKDSEWLDLFQLNVMSGVRAARHYVPGMVKRGWGRVVFISSESAVMIPKEMIDYGVTKTAQLAVSRGLAELVGGTGVTVNAVLPGPTRSEILGNWMKSTAEEQGITQVEAEQNFLKTMRPTTLINRFTTTDEIANMVVYICSEQATGTTGAALRVDGGVIRSIP from the coding sequence ATGCAGATCGAACTCAAGGGCCGCAAGGCCATCGTTACCGGATCGACGGCAGGCATCGGCCGCTCGATTGCCGCGGGGCTCGCACGTGCGGGTGCATCGGTCGTCATCAACGGGCGCGGAGCAGAGCGGGTCGACGCCGCGCTACGTGAACTGCGTGCGCTGTTGCCCGACGCTGACTTCACCGGTGTGGTCGCCGACGTTTCGACGCCTGAGGGCTCAGCAGCCCTCGAGGCTCAGGTGAAGGATGCGGACATCCTCGTCAACAACGCCGGCACGGCTCATCTCAATGGCTTTTTCGAGCAAAAGGACAGCGAGTGGCTTGACCTGTTCCAGCTCAATGTCATGAGTGGTGTGCGCGCCGCACGGCACTATGTGCCTGGCATGGTCAAGCGCGGCTGGGGGCGCGTCGTGTTCATCAGCAGCGAGTCAGCGGTCATGATTCCGAAGGAAATGATCGACTATGGTGTGACGAAGACTGCGCAACTTGCTGTTTCGCGCGGCCTTGCCGAGCTCGTCGGCGGCACCGGCGTCACCGTCAACGCGGTTTTGCCTGGCCCGACCCGCTCCGAGATCCTGGGCAACTGGATGAAGTCGACCGCTGAAGAGCAAGGCATCACCCAAGTAGAGGCGGAACAGAACTTCCTGAAGACCATGCGCCCGACGACGCTCATCAACCGGTTCACGACGACCGACGAGATCGCAAACATGGTGGTCTACATCTGCTCGGAGCAGGCCACCGGTACGACCGGCGCCGCGCTGCGAGTCGACGGCGGCGTCATTCGTTCGATCCCCTGA
- a CDS encoding ABC transporter permease: protein MNTAVVKGPPATGYSLAFASPLAAFFVLFFLAPLLLLIVISFYATPDLKSFGLDQYIKIATDGFTLPVLADTLWLGVQTTLLCLVLGYALAWSYVRSPRTMQKVLMLIIVMPLLTSVVVRTFAWVVILGRQGIVNSMLMEMGWISGPLKLLYTRGGLIVALANVQLPLMALPLITALQKLDPNLEDASSALGASALRTFVRITLPLTLPGILAGCLLTFAASITAFISQSLIGGGQMLFMPMYIYQQASSLQNWPFAAAISLVFLIAVMACVALFNALGRLSRGHIAD, encoded by the coding sequence ATGAACACCGCCGTCGTCAAGGGCCCGCCCGCCACGGGCTACAGCCTGGCCTTCGCCTCGCCGCTCGCGGCGTTCTTCGTGCTCTTCTTCCTGGCGCCGCTGCTGCTGCTGATCGTCATCAGCTTCTACGCCACGCCCGATCTCAAGTCCTTCGGGCTCGACCAGTACATCAAGATCGCCACCGACGGCTTCACACTGCCCGTGCTGGCCGACACGCTCTGGCTCGGCGTGCAGACCACGCTGCTGTGCCTGGTGCTGGGCTATGCGCTGGCATGGAGCTACGTGCGCAGCCCGCGCACGATGCAGAAGGTGCTGATGCTGATCATTGTCATGCCGCTGCTCACCAGTGTGGTGGTGCGCACCTTCGCATGGGTGGTGATCCTCGGGCGGCAGGGCATCGTGAATTCGATGCTGATGGAAATGGGCTGGATCTCGGGGCCGCTCAAGCTGCTCTACACGCGCGGCGGGCTGATCGTGGCGCTGGCCAACGTGCAGCTTCCGCTGATGGCGCTGCCGCTCATCACCGCGCTGCAAAAGCTCGACCCGAACCTCGAAGACGCCTCGTCGGCGCTTGGCGCGAGCGCGCTGCGCACCTTCGTTCGCATCACCCTGCCCCTCACGCTGCCCGGCATTCTTGCGGGGTGCCTGCTGACCTTCGCGGCCAGCATCACGGCCTTCATCTCGCAGTCGCTCATCGGCGGTGGCCAGATGCTCTTCATGCCCATGTACATCTACCAGCAGGCGTCGTCGCTGCAGAACTGGCCTTTTGCAGCCGCCATCTCGCTCGTGTTTCTCATCGCCGTGATGGCGTGCGTGGCCCTGTTCAACGCGCTCGGCCGGCTGAGCCGCGGCCACATCGCGGACTGA
- a CDS encoding ABC transporter ATP-binding protein has protein sequence MDSDAGQSLTLDDIVHRYGGGSLAVDHVTLEVAAGELVALLGPSGCGKTTLLRIIAGFIAQTSGKVVVGGRRIDELPPARRNVGIVFQNYALFPHMTVAENVGYGLAARGTDRNAAAKRTAEMLDMVQLGHLAGRLTRQLSGGQQQRVALARALAIEPRVLLLDEPFSALDKSLRLDMQIEIKRIQRAAGTTAIIVTHDQEEALGMADRVAVLSQGRLEQFAPPSQVYDTPASYFVNQFVGTANVLPGTLEASADEGATVRLDNGTLLSTRPVGASASPSSAGSKVVACVRPENMRLCDEVAGALEGVVELGMPLGATIVHEIRTTGGLRLKLSEPRAPGTGPRETGARVWIRPVSPASVMVFAAP, from the coding sequence ATGGACTCGGACGCCGGACAAAGCCTCACCCTCGACGACATCGTGCACCGCTACGGCGGCGGATCGCTCGCGGTCGACCACGTGACGCTCGAGGTCGCCGCCGGCGAACTGGTGGCGCTGCTCGGCCCCAGCGGCTGCGGCAAGACCACGCTGCTGCGGATCATCGCGGGCTTCATTGCGCAGACCTCGGGCAAGGTCGTGGTCGGCGGCCGCCGCATCGACGAACTGCCGCCGGCGCGGCGCAACGTGGGCATCGTGTTCCAGAACTACGCGCTGTTCCCGCACATGACCGTGGCCGAGAACGTGGGCTACGGCCTGGCCGCACGCGGCACCGACCGCAATGCGGCCGCGAAGCGCACGGCCGAGATGCTCGACATGGTGCAACTCGGCCATCTGGCGGGGCGGCTCACGCGCCAGCTCTCGGGCGGCCAGCAGCAGCGCGTGGCGCTGGCGCGCGCACTGGCCATTGAGCCGCGCGTGCTGCTGCTCGACGAGCCCTTCTCCGCGCTCGACAAGAGCCTACGGCTGGACATGCAGATCGAAATCAAGCGCATCCAGCGCGCCGCCGGAACCACCGCGATCATCGTCACCCACGACCAGGAAGAAGCGCTGGGCATGGCCGACCGCGTGGCCGTGCTAAGCCAGGGGCGGCTGGAGCAGTTCGCGCCGCCCTCGCAGGTGTACGACACGCCGGCCAGCTACTTCGTCAACCAGTTCGTGGGCACGGCCAATGTGCTGCCGGGCACGCTGGAGGCATCCGCCGACGAGGGCGCGACGGTGCGCCTGGACAACGGCACGCTGCTGAGCACGCGCCCGGTCGGCGCTTCGGCCAGCCCTTCTTCTGCCGGCAGCAAGGTGGTGGCCTGCGTGCGCCCGGAAAACATGCGGCTGTGCGACGAGGTCGCTGGCGCACTGGAAGGCGTCGTCGAACTCGGCATGCCGCTGGGCGCGACCATCGTCCACGAGATCCGCACCACCGGTGGCCTGCGGCTGAAGCTCTCCGAACCGCGCGCGCCGGGCACCGGCCCGCGCGAGACCGGCGCCCGCGTCTGGATCCGGCCCGTCTCGCCCGCCAGCGTGATGGTGTTCGCCGCACCCTGA
- the hydA gene encoding dihydropyrimidinase, translating into MTPDFDLVVRNARAITASDEMHCDIGIRNGRIVQLGLSLGPGVREIDAAGRAVTPGGVDAHCHLDQPMPPPTRTADGFGSGTRSAACGGTTTVIPFAAQQKGQSLRAAVEDYRQRAEGKAHVDYAFHLIVSDPTPTVLKDELPALIREGFTSFKIYMTYDDMKLDDGQILDVLDVARQHGAMAMVHAENSDCIEWLTRRLEAAGRTAPRFHAHARPMLVEREATHRAIALAELVDVPILIVHVSGREAVEQIRWARAHGLNVFAETCPQYLFLTAEDLGPDDSYKGARCVCSPPPRDKANQQVIWDGLNDGLFTVFSSDHAPFRYDAPEGKKPGGEEVAFRHIPNGIPGLETRMPLLWSEGVLAGRMTPHRFVELTATGPAKAYGLHPRKGTIAIGTDADLVIWDKRDVVLTNAQLHHEVDYTPYEGMRLKAWPGVTLSRGEVLWDGTDFHPQPGRGQLLACGAPTLMPARR; encoded by the coding sequence ATGACCCCTGATTTCGACCTCGTGGTGCGCAATGCGCGCGCCATCACAGCCTCCGACGAGATGCATTGCGACATCGGCATCCGCAACGGCCGCATCGTGCAGCTCGGCCTCTCCCTTGGCCCCGGCGTGCGCGAGATCGACGCGGCGGGACGCGCGGTAACGCCCGGCGGCGTCGATGCGCATTGCCACCTCGACCAGCCGATGCCGCCGCCCACGCGCACCGCCGACGGCTTCGGCTCGGGCACGCGCTCGGCGGCCTGCGGCGGCACGACCACGGTCATTCCGTTTGCTGCGCAGCAGAAGGGCCAGTCGCTGCGCGCCGCGGTCGAAGACTATCGTCAGCGCGCCGAAGGCAAGGCGCACGTGGACTACGCCTTCCACCTGATCGTGAGCGACCCCACGCCCACGGTGCTGAAGGACGAGTTGCCCGCGCTGATCCGCGAAGGCTTCACCTCGTTCAAGATCTACATGACCTACGACGACATGAAGCTCGACGACGGCCAGATCCTGGACGTGCTCGACGTGGCGCGCCAGCACGGCGCAATGGCCATGGTGCATGCGGAGAACTCCGACTGCATCGAGTGGCTGACCCGTCGGCTCGAAGCCGCGGGCCGCACCGCGCCGCGCTTTCATGCCCACGCGCGGCCGATGCTGGTGGAGCGCGAAGCTACGCACCGCGCCATCGCGCTGGCCGAGCTGGTCGACGTGCCGATCCTGATCGTGCACGTGTCGGGCCGCGAGGCGGTGGAGCAGATTCGCTGGGCGCGCGCGCACGGCCTCAACGTGTTCGCCGAGACCTGCCCGCAGTACCTGTTTCTCACCGCGGAAGACTTGGGGCCAGACGACAGCTACAAGGGCGCCCGCTGCGTGTGCAGCCCGCCGCCGCGCGACAAAGCCAACCAACAGGTGATCTGGGACGGACTCAACGACGGGCTGTTCACGGTGTTCTCGTCCGACCACGCCCCCTTCAGGTACGACGCGCCCGAGGGCAAGAAGCCCGGCGGCGAAGAGGTGGCCTTCCGACACATTCCCAACGGCATTCCGGGCCTGGAGACGCGCATGCCGCTGCTGTGGTCCGAGGGCGTGCTCGCAGGGCGCATGACACCGCATCGCTTCGTCGAACTCACCGCGACCGGACCGGCCAAGGCCTACGGACTGCACCCGCGCAAGGGCACGATCGCCATCGGCACCGACGCCGACCTCGTGATCTGGGACAAGCGCGACGTCGTGCTGACGAACGCCCAACTGCACCACGAGGTCGACTACACGCCCTACGAAGGCATGCGGCTCAAGGCCTGGCCGGGCGTCACGCTCAGCCGCGGCGAAGTGCTGTGGGACGGCACGGACTTTCATCCGCAGCCCGGACGCGGCCAGCTGCTGGCCTGCGGTGCGCCCACGCTTATGCCCGCGCGCCGCTGA